The following are from one region of the Ignavibacteriales bacterium genome:
- a CDS encoding SLBB domain-containing protein, whose product MKKNILVLVLLFILSSGIFGQTDKSETSSTLMLSSSTISITIGGAFLVNGTFPALPTERVDQFVTRIFMEAKKDALKNKDEYQNTAEVIKKIDNYARRNIKLKRVTGEEFSLDLEKFRITGDFVNNPYLKSDDVLIFPDIDNSRNYISVFGAVNNPVTFQFVDGDKLSDAIAFSRGINPAYENVNTIQIIRLSYDGNKEHTFVYKLSENPSLQRGDRIFVLADETQKKDFRIYIAGEVNRPGFIPITKNNTQLIDVIKKAGGIKETADLNRAELIRGANVFKSILFTQEFEALLMQRMSNITSEDSLSFSVDNKLRFSRGNGTIDFNKLSDTSSTESKFILRDGDYVFIPEKINLVYVFGQVNVPGYVQYVQGEDYQYYINKAGGIGQTAKGDVYLIKGKTRSWIQVNEDNKSSVEAGDYLWLPKENPRTFQWYLDRVLTVSSVVGTLATILLLITQLTK is encoded by the coding sequence ATGAAAAAAAATATTTTAGTATTAGTTCTGCTTTTTATCCTTTCCAGCGGGATATTTGGGCAAACCGACAAGTCCGAAACGTCATCAACATTAATGCTTTCTTCCAGTACAATCAGTATAACAATTGGTGGAGCATTTCTGGTAAACGGGACATTTCCTGCACTGCCAACTGAAAGAGTTGATCAATTTGTAACAAGAATTTTTATGGAAGCTAAGAAAGATGCTTTAAAAAATAAAGATGAATATCAAAACACTGCTGAAGTTATAAAAAAAATTGATAACTACGCACGCCGTAATATTAAATTAAAAAGAGTAACTGGCGAAGAATTTTCGTTAGATTTAGAAAAGTTCAGGATTACTGGAGACTTTGTAAATAATCCATACTTAAAAAGTGATGATGTTTTAATTTTTCCTGATATAGATAATTCAAGAAATTATATATCAGTTTTTGGGGCTGTAAACAACCCAGTTACTTTTCAATTTGTGGATGGGGATAAACTTTCTGACGCAATTGCATTTTCCCGGGGAATTAACCCGGCTTATGAAAATGTTAATACAATTCAAATAATCCGGTTAAGTTACGACGGAAATAAAGAACACACTTTTGTTTACAAATTGTCAGAAAATCCATCATTGCAGCGTGGCGATAGAATATTTGTTCTTGCAGATGAAACACAAAAGAAAGATTTTAGAATTTATATTGCCGGTGAAGTAAACAGACCGGGTTTTATTCCAATCACAAAAAATAATACCCAACTTATAGACGTAATAAAAAAAGCAGGTGGAATAAAAGAAACTGCTGATTTAAATAGAGCAGAATTAATCCGGGGTGCAAATGTGTTTAAGTCGATTCTCTTTACGCAGGAATTTGAAGCACTGCTAATGCAGAGAATGTCCAACATAACTTCTGAAGACTCACTTTCATTTAGTGTGGATAACAAATTGAGATTTTCCAGAGGAAACGGAACAATTGATTTTAATAAATTAAGTGATACATCATCAACAGAAAGCAAATTTATTCTTAGAGATGGAGATTATGTATTTATTCCAGAAAAAATAAATTTAGTTTATGTCTTCGGACAAGTAAACGTTCCTGGATATGTTCAGTATGTCCAAGGTGAGGATTATCAGTATTATATTAACAAGGCTGGTGGAATTGGTCAAACTGCCAAAGGGGATGTATATCTGATTAAAGGAAAAACAAGAAGTTGGATCCAGGTAAATGAGGATAATAAAAGTTCAGTTGAAGCCGGGGATTATCTATGGTTACCAAAAGAAAATCCAAGAACTTTTCAATGGTACCTTGATCGTGTGTTAACAGTATCCAGCGTAGTTGGTACTCTTGCAACAATTTTATTGCTAATTACACAATTGACAAAATAA
- the panC gene encoding pantoate--beta-alanine ligase: protein MKIINTIKEMHSFSKKTKREGKTLALVPTMGFLHEGHLSLVRKAKEIADIVVVSLFVNPTQFAPNEDFTKYPRDEERDKKLLEDLDVDVLFIPSEQEIYPKEFQTYVDVWEITKKQEGEFRPAHFKGVTTVVSILFNCVYPDYAIFGQKDAQQVAVVKQMVRDLKFDIQIVVSPIVREFDGLAMSSRNVYLSVEERKDALVLYESLKYAISKVKEGERNIREIVSQMIKKINSVKTSNLEYIRIVLSSNFSESEILIEGNEYYVLIACRIGATRLIDNVLVNV from the coding sequence ATGAAGATCATTAACACCATAAAAGAAATGCATTCCTTTTCTAAAAAAACGAAAAGAGAAGGGAAGACTTTAGCTCTGGTTCCAACAATGGGATTTCTGCACGAAGGACATTTATCCCTTGTAAGAAAGGCAAAGGAAATAGCGGATATAGTTGTTGTTTCTCTTTTCGTTAATCCAACACAGTTTGCTCCCAATGAGGATTTTACTAAATATCCTCGGGATGAGGAAAGAGATAAAAAGCTTTTAGAAGATTTAGATGTTGATGTACTTTTTATTCCATCTGAACAGGAAATTTATCCGAAAGAATTTCAAACCTACGTAGATGTTTGGGAAATTACTAAGAAGCAAGAAGGAGAATTCAGACCTGCACATTTTAAAGGTGTTACAACTGTGGTTTCAATTCTTTTTAATTGTGTTTATCCGGACTATGCTATCTTCGGACAAAAAGATGCACAACAAGTTGCTGTTGTCAAACAAATGGTAAGAGACTTAAAATTCGATATACAAATTGTTGTTTCTCCAATTGTTCGCGAATTTGATGGATTAGCGATGAGTTCCAGAAATGTATATTTATCTGTGGAAGAAAGAAAAGATGCTTTAGTTTTATATGAATCTCTTAAGTACGCTATAAGCAAGGTTAAAGAAGGTGAAAGGAATATTAGAGAAATAGTTAGTCAAATGATTAAAAAAATAAATTCAGTTAAAACATCCAATCTGGAATACATAAGAATTGTTTTATCATCCAATTTTTCCGAATCTGAAATTCTGATTGAGGGTAATGAATATTATGTTTTAATAGCTTGCAGGATTGGCGCAACAAGGTTGATAGATAATGTACTGGTGAATGTCTAA